From Epinephelus lanceolatus isolate andai-2023 chromosome 12, ASM4190304v1, whole genome shotgun sequence, the proteins below share one genomic window:
- the LOC117272532 gene encoding von Willebrand factor C domain-containing protein 2-like: MVFSERLSLERTIRTAVLALLFCAQAGFGFSVAGQQESTCEANGSIYFLGEWYFLDSDHCTQCECTTEGSACSRTECTSLPAACIHVSHYPTDCCPRCEKIGCEYRGVVYELGQNFQPSECEQCTCDSDGIARCLVADCAPPPCVNPVYQPGKCCPECQEGPNCYVDATRSQVIPAGEPIWVDSCTKCRCHDGQDAGYWEGNRLASCSRLKNCTPEQPSTKKN; encoded by the exons ATGGTTTTCAGTGAGCGTCTTTCCTTGGAGCGCACAATACGCACGGCCGTTTTGGCACTGCTGTTTTGCGCGCAGGCTGGTTTTGGCTTCTCAGTCGCCGGGCAGCAGGAAAGCACCTGTGAGGCCAACGGCAGCATATACTTCTTGGGGGAATGGTATTTCCTGGACTCTGATCACTGCACCCAGTGTGAATGCACCACTGAGGGCTCCGCGTGTTCCCGCACTGAGTGCACCTCTCTGCCGGCTGCATGCATCCATGTGAGCCACTACCCCACCGACTGCTGCCCCAGGTGCGAGAAGATCGGCTGTGAGTACCGTGGAGTGGTGTACGAGCTGGGGCAGAACTTCCAG CCATCAGAGTGTGAGCAGTGCACTTGTGACAGTGATGGCATCGCCCGCTGTCTAGTGGCAGATTGTGCTCCTCCACCATGTGTCAACCCTGTCTACCAGCCTGGCAAATGCTGCCCCGAATGCCAAGAGG GTCCTAACTGCTATGTCGATGCAACACGCAGCCAGGTGATTCCTGCAGGAGAGCCCATCTGGGTCGACTCCTGCACCAAGTGTCGTTGTCACGATGGTCAGGATGCTGGCTACTGGGAGGGAAACCGTCTCGCCAGCTGTTCCCGCCTCAAAAACTGTACACCTGAACAACCGTCCACCAAGAAAAACTGA